The nucleotide window TTTTGTGGCTGGCAGCAAATGCATGCCCAGACCCGCTACCGGAATGACTGCTTTCAAATTAATCATTATTTCTTCCACCTTAAAATGGTTGACGAAGTATAGACCTGACCAGGAAGAATGCCTGATTAATGAAGTCTACTGCGCCTCATGCAAATCATGTTTCGAGCTGAAACTCACACTACTTAAGCTCATTACGCCTCAAGTGTGACCCAGAATTGTCGGAAACCCTACCGCAAAAGGTAATTAATCGCCTGTTTCCGACAAATCGCACTAATCAGGCGTTACTCAGACATGAAGGTGATGTCATCTTTCTTTTCATGGACAAACTCATACTTCAATGTACGGTCTAATCCCTGAGACAAGGTATACGGCGCGTTAAAACCTGAGCTGTGCACTTTGCTGGCATCGAACTGGGTGGTCGCACAAAATTTTTTTACCCGCACAGAACTGATTGCATATTTTTTTCCGGTGATTTTGCTAAGAATATCAAAGCAATACCCACCAACCATACCCAGTGGGTACGGCAAATGAACTGATGGGATCTTCTTGCTAAGACTCTTTTCAACTTCAGATACTAACTGATTCATGTTCAGATCGGGCTTGTCGACATAGTTGTATACATCATAGCCAGCCTTGACGTTCGCCAGCTTGAATTTGATAAACCCGACAATATTCCCAACGTAAGCCATTGATTTATAGTTGGTGCCTGCACCAACCATAGCAAATTTGCCACCCGCAATTTGCTTCAGGAGGTTGTATACGTTGCCGCGATTACGTTCTCCAAAGATTACCGTTGGTCGCACAATAGTCAAAGAACGTTCCTGAGGCGATTTATCGAACCATTCGCGTAAAACCTCTTCGGCTTGCCATTTGCTTTTGCCGTAGTGGTTGAAAGGATCTTGAGGATGCGTTTCATCAGGATTGACTTTATTAAGGCCATAAACGGCAACTGAGCTGGTAAAAATAATGTTTTTGACATTATTTTTTTCCATTGCAGCCAAAACGTTACGCGTGCCTTGAACATTGACATCATAGTAGAGCGACGTTGGGCTCACATCATCGCGATGTTCAGCCGCCAGGAGCACCACCGTGTTAAACCCTGCGAGAGCCTGATCGAGTTGTTCCTGGTTTCGGACATCACCAGTGACAGTGATATCAGGATAGAAGTGACTTTGCTGCTTATCGAAGTTTGTTACGTCAAATTCATTCCGGGCAATCTCAATCAAACGTGTCCCAACAAAGCCAGACGCGCCAATAAACAAAACTTTATCGTTCATAAACCACTCAATGCGTTATGTGTTCTGGGCAAACCCACGGTTGGTACTATCTTCCGTAAGGCACCGCTCTAGATAAGACGTATGTTGCAAATAATGGCACGGATTATAGACCCTAAATGGGCCGAGTTCAGTAACAAAATTTAGGGGGATCATCGAACTCAACCGAACGTCCCCATCTTAATTTATTTGCCCTGGCTGGGAAGCACAAAATTCAGCCGTTCCGTATTCACCACCAACTGATCGACACGGTCGATATCTACCGAACTCTGCCCTTTCTCGTTTACCGCCTTGATGTTTGCCATCGACAGCAACGTCTCGTCTTTTGCCATAAACTTCCCGCGTACATCTTTGCGCAGATCAAAGTTCATCTTCAGCGCAGGTCCAATAGCAGCCTCCTGCATCACATTGATATTGCGTAAGAAAAGATGCTGTGGTTTGTTGTGCAGTTCCAGCGTGGCGCGCTGTATGTCAACGTTGGTAATGGCGACGAACGAGGTGGCATTACCGGATGAAATCTGTATTCCGCGCAACTTATAGTCAAGCTGACGATTATCAAGGCGAATATCGCTAAGCCTGAAGTTTTGTGGAATCGACAGATAATCCCCCTTTATTACACCATAGCCGATTAACATTCCGGCGCTATTGACCATATCAACATTATCGATGACGAAATTGTCACAGCCATAAATGGCGACGGTGGCGTTGTCTATTCCCGCCTTTTTGCTGAAATCCGGCGTGATATTTTTTGCCTTTATATTCCGAATGATAAAGTGCTTCCCGTTCTCGACGTGCACTAGCTGACGACAATTGCTGCCCGTGATATTCGCCACCACAAAGTTCTTCACGGTCTGCTTTTCCGGGTAGTCGTTGTCGTAGGTGCTGCCGGCAAGGCCAATACCTATCCCCCAGTTGGTCTTACCGTTGGTGCAGTTGATATTGTCAATCACATGGTCGGAGATCAGGATATTGCGGTCGTTGATGGCCACGTTCCACTCAATGGCATCCCCCTGCAAATGGCTGAATCGACTGTTAGTAATACGGGCACCATCAACCTGATTATAGAACCCCTGGCGCAGAATGGCGTAGTTGGCCTGGCTCACGCTGATATTATCAATCACCAGATTACGCATAACAGCAGGCTGCTTACCGCCGATGAAAATCTGCGCGACAGGGCCAAAACCGCTCATCGCCAGCCCTTTTATCTCGCAGTCAGAGCCGCGAACATCCAGCGTGATGTTCTCCGTGCGTCCCGCGCCTTCGCCAATGACTTTGCTCCCTTCCTGCAGGACAAAACGTCCCCGGCCATTCCCTTTCAATGCCCCCCGGATCAGCAGCGTTTTGCCGTCGGGAATGAAAATCCCGGTATTGATGTTTTCACAGGTGAATCCGGCAGGGACAACGACGGTATCGCCTTCGCTAAACGCTTGCTTAAACGCGGCGATCCAGTCGTTATTGTTGTACTGATTCACAGAGACCGTCTTCCCGGCTGCCGCGTTCGCCGCACGGGAGGACAACAACGGCATGGCTGCCAGGACGGATAAGGAAGAGACAAAGCGGCGTCGAGTCATCTTTTTCAGCATACAACCTCGGTGTTACAACGTTTGCAGCAGGCTCGCTAACTGGCGATTAATCACCTGCTGGTTAAATTCTGCCTCAACTTTTTGTCGGGCATTGTGCAGCACAGGTACCAACGTCTGCGGGTCGATTTCGCTAAATGCGGCCAGACGATCGGCAAGGGCTGGCGCATTGTTCTCAGGCACCAGCCAGCCAGAATAGTCAGACTGGATCAACTCCGGGATCCCGCTGTGTACGGTCGATACCACCGGAATACCGACAGCCATCGCCTCCATCAGTGCCACCGGGATCCCCTCCATATCACCATCGGCTCCGGTCACGGACGGCAGCAGGAACACATCGGCTTCATCAAGCATCACTTTTACCTCGTGGCTCGGCTTGAAGCCCGGCATGTCGACATAGTCTTCCAGCTGATACTGTTCGATAAGCGTGCGCAGGCGGCGCTCCCACGGGCCAATACCCAGAATACGATAACGAAAATCAACGCCGCGCGCCTTCAACTGGCGGCAGGCCTCAATAGCCACATGCAGCCCTTTTTTCTCGGTCAGACGGGCAACAGAGATAATCTGCAACGATGTACCCGGCACCTTCACCGGACGCAGGGTAAAACGCACCAAATCAACGCCCATTCGCGAAACAGTGATTTTCTCCCCCGGGCAGCCCATGCTTTTCAGCCGTCCGGCCCACAACTCGCTGATGGGCAGCATCATGTCGCCGCGGCGAAAAAGCTGCTGATACTCCGGCGTGTAGTGGTTCAACACTTCGCGGCTGGAGATATCAATCCCGTGAAAAATGGTCGCTATTTTGCCGTCAATCACCCCCAGTTCGCGCAGTTTGGCTGCGGTGACGCCCGCCGGACCAAAGTGGGCGATAAACACATCGGCACGGTACGGCTGCGCCGTTTGTCCGCAGATGGCCGAGAGGATCAGATTGCGTGATTCCGCACCGTAGCGCGAAACATTCAGCGCACGCCAGGTCGAGGGACGATGGATGCCACGCAGGGTTTGTCTGGCCCGGTGGCGCAGCTTACTCATTCTTCCGGACGGTTCATCCTGGAGCCAGCGGGTTTTCGCCTCCAGCCCATATTGCGTATAGGCCGCATGGGTGTTTTGCGTATCGCCCTTTTGCAGGGCGATAATCTCCACGTCATATCCCATATCGATAAACGCGGTGATTTGGTTCAGCACAAAGGTTTCTGACGACAACGGAAATTTCAGTAAGAAGAAACCAACCTTCATTTCCCCTCCCCGATGCGCTCAAGGACAGATTTCACCATCCCGATCCCTTTTTCGCGCTCCGCTTTCACCGCCACGGCCAGACGTTCGTTAATGGCTGGTAGCTGTCCCAGGGTATCGCCAACCATCGCCCCGAGGGAACCGTCCAGCAAGTGACGGATATCAACCGCCATCTCAGGCATGCCGAGCTGCTGCATAATGCCCGCTGATTTGTGCTCGTAGTTAATGGCAATTGCAGGCGTGCCAAAGTTCATGGAGATAATCGCCGAGTGCAGACGGGTACCCACGGTCAGGTCGCAGGCCGAGAGCAGCTTGCCCATCTCCAGGTCGTTCAGTTCGTCCATCACCACGTGATAGCGCGATGGATCATTCACCAGATGGCGCAGGTTCAGCGCTACCATACGGTCATCTTTGTTATAACTGTCGATACCGGTACAGGTAGAGAGCGCCAGCACCTGATAACCGCTGTCCAGTATGCGGTTAACCACTCCGGCGAAGGCTTCTTCATATGCCGCCTGGGTCGTGCCAAGACGCTTGTCGAATGGCGCAAGCTCGCGCAGGGTAATAGCAACGGTTTTCTGTTTTGCCACCACATCCAGCCAGTGCTGCACCGCATAGCTTGCCTGGAAACGGTCGTCCTGATGATCCACCAGCCAGGCGGTATCCACACCGTGCTCAACTTTTGAGGTGTCGATATCGCTGCGCTTCATCAGATTAAGGCTCACCGATTCACGCAGGATCAGCGCATCACAGTGGGCAAACACATAGTTCGCCAGTTGGTTAAACTGCGGATCCTGGAATGGCCCCACGCTGTGACCAATCATAAACAGCGGTTTTTTTGCCATAAACGTACAGAGCGCATGCTCAAATTGCGGCACACCATAGAGATCGACAAAGAAAGAGCCACCGACCTGAATAATGGCGTCATAGCCCGACAGCAGGCGAACAAAATCGGTAAAACCTTGTGCAATGGCAATGTTGCGCAGCTTGCCGGTATCAGTGACGCGTGAAAGCAACACCTGGTGCTGGTAGCGACGGCGCAGCACTTTCTTCACCCGCCCCATCACACCGGCAACGTTGTTGTGCTGTTTCATCTGGCTGTAGAGCGGGTCGCCCATCACCGGACGGTTCAGCAACCAGGATGAGCTGACCGGATAACGGCTCATCACATCTACTTCTGTCTCAGGCTCAAGAGTGTTAATTGCATCCAATAAACCGCGCAGAATGGCGCTGTCGCCACGGTTGCCGCAGGTATGGTTGCCAAGGATAAGTAATTTCATAATGGCCTCTTAAAGAATTAGCCTGCGCGAAGCAGCGTTTTCATTTTTTCGTTACGGCAAAACTGGCGCTTCATCTCCACCACCAGCGCATTACGTGACAGCACCATCATCACCCCGAACGCAACCGCACCAGCGACAATCTGCACCGCCAGTAAAGCGACCAGCGGCAGATGGCCGCTGAGCACCACGCCCAGGCCATAGCTGACAACAAGCGTTGGCAATGAGAGATAAAACGGTAGCCACAGGCTGAGGATGTACTGACGATAGCTGGAGCCCAGCACCGGTTTGATCATCACGAAGTAGCTCAGAACGGTATTGATGATCTGCACCATCAGGAAGCCGAGCGTGACGCCGATAGCCCCTGCCATGTGCCCACCAACGATAATCGCCGGAATAAACAGGAAGGTTTTGAACACATTGAATTTGAAGCTGATATCAACGCGCGCTTTTGCCATCAGCAGGGAACCAATCGGGTTACCAACGGAGCGCAGCAGCCCCACCACGCACAGCAGTTGCAGGATGGGAATGATGCTGTCCCACTTCTCGCCAAACACCAGCGGCACAACGTTGCTGGAAACCACCATCAGCCCCAGCAGCACCGGGAAGTTGATAATGCCCACCACGGAAAGCAACTTGTAGAAATTGACCCGCAGCTTCCCGGTATCATCCTGAATTTTGGCGAACGCCGGGAACAGCACGCGGGTGATGATCGGGTTCAGTTTCATCGGCGGCACCACCGCGACGTTGTAGGCCAGGTTATAGCCCCCCGCGACGCTCGCCCCCAGAA belongs to Enterobacter cloacae and includes:
- a CDS encoding N-acetyl-alpha-D-glucosaminyl-diphospho-ditrans, octacis-undecaprenol 4-epimerase, which encodes MNDKVLFIGASGFVGTRLIEIARNEFDVTNFDKQQSHFYPDITVTGDVRNQEQLDQALAGFNTVVLLAAEHRDDVSPTSLYYDVNVQGTRNVLAAMEKNNVKNIIFTSSVAVYGLNKVNPDETHPQDPFNHYGKSKWQAEEVLREWFDKSPQERSLTIVRPTVIFGERNRGNVYNLLKQIAGGKFAMVGAGTNYKSMAYVGNIVGFIKFKLANVKAGYDVYNYVDKPDLNMNQLVSEVEKSLSKKIPSVHLPYPLGMVGGYCFDILSKITGKKYAISSVRVKKFCATTQFDASKVHSSGFNAPYTLSQGLDRTLKYEFVHEKKDDITFMSE
- the wcaM gene encoding colanic acid biosynthesis protein WcaM — translated: MLKKMTRRRFVSSLSVLAAMPLLSSRAANAAAGKTVSVNQYNNNDWIAAFKQAFSEGDTVVVPAGFTCENINTGIFIPDGKTLLIRGALKGNGRGRFVLQEGSKVIGEGAGRTENITLDVRGSDCEIKGLAMSGFGPVAQIFIGGKQPAVMRNLVIDNISVSQANYAILRQGFYNQVDGARITNSRFSHLQGDAIEWNVAINDRNILISDHVIDNINCTNGKTNWGIGIGLAGSTYDNDYPEKQTVKNFVVANITGSNCRQLVHVENGKHFIIRNIKAKNITPDFSKKAGIDNATVAIYGCDNFVIDNVDMVNSAGMLIGYGVIKGDYLSIPQNFRLSDIRLDNRQLDYKLRGIQISSGNATSFVAITNVDIQRATLELHNKPQHLFLRNINVMQEAAIGPALKMNFDLRKDVRGKFMAKDETLLSMANIKAVNEKGQSSVDIDRVDQLVVNTERLNFVLPSQGK
- the wcaL gene encoding colanic acid biosynthesis glycosyltransferase WcaL — translated: MKVGFFLLKFPLSSETFVLNQITAFIDMGYDVEIIALQKGDTQNTHAAYTQYGLEAKTRWLQDEPSGRMSKLRHRARQTLRGIHRPSTWRALNVSRYGAESRNLILSAICGQTAQPYRADVFIAHFGPAGVTAAKLRELGVIDGKIATIFHGIDISSREVLNHYTPEYQQLFRRGDMMLPISELWAGRLKSMGCPGEKITVSRMGVDLVRFTLRPVKVPGTSLQIISVARLTEKKGLHVAIEACRQLKARGVDFRYRILGIGPWERRLRTLIEQYQLEDYVDMPGFKPSHEVKVMLDEADVFLLPSVTGADGDMEGIPVALMEAMAVGIPVVSTVHSGIPELIQSDYSGWLVPENNAPALADRLAAFSEIDPQTLVPVLHNARQKVEAEFNQQVINRQLASLLQTL
- a CDS encoding colanic acid biosynthesis pyruvyl transferase WcaK, with translation MKLLILGNHTCGNRGDSAILRGLLDAINTLEPETEVDVMSRYPVSSSWLLNRPVMGDPLYSQMKQHNNVAGVMGRVKKVLRRRYQHQVLLSRVTDTGKLRNIAIAQGFTDFVRLLSGYDAIIQVGGSFFVDLYGVPQFEHALCTFMAKKPLFMIGHSVGPFQDPQFNQLANYVFAHCDALILRESVSLNLMKRSDIDTSKVEHGVDTAWLVDHQDDRFQASYAVQHWLDVVAKQKTVAITLRELAPFDKRLGTTQAAYEEAFAGVVNRILDSGYQVLALSTCTGIDSYNKDDRMVALNLRHLVNDPSRYHVVMDELNDLEMGKLLSACDLTVGTRLHSAIISMNFGTPAIAINYEHKSAGIMQQLGMPEMAVDIRHLLDGSLGAMVGDTLGQLPAINERLAVAVKAEREKGIGMVKSVLERIGEGK
- the pst gene encoding lipopolysaccharide biosynthesis protein; its protein translation is MSLREKTISGAKWSAMATIVIIGLGLVQMTVLARIIDNHQFGLLTVSLVIIALADTLSDFGIANSIIQRKEISQLELTTLYWLNVGLGIVVFVLVFLLSDTIASVLNNPDLAPLMRTLSFAFAVIPHGQQFRALMQKELEFNKIGMIETSAVLAGFTFTVVSAHFWPLAMTAILGYLVNSTVRTLLFGFFGRKIYRPGLHFSLASVSSNLRFGAWLTADSIINYVNTNLSTLVLARILGASVAGGYNLAYNVAVVPPMKLNPIITRVLFPAFAKIQDDTGKLRVNFYKLLSVVGIINFPVLLGLMVVSSNVVPLVFGEKWDSIIPILQLLCVVGLLRSVGNPIGSLLMAKARVDISFKFNVFKTFLFIPAIIVGGHMAGAIGVTLGFLMVQIINTVLSYFVMIKPVLGSSYRQYILSLWLPFYLSLPTLVVSYGLGVVLSGHLPLVALLAVQIVAGAVAFGVMMVLSRNALVVEMKRQFCRNEKMKTLLRAG